Proteins encoded by one window of Microplitis demolitor isolate Queensland-Clemson2020A chromosome 6, iyMicDemo2.1a, whole genome shotgun sequence:
- the LOC106693425 gene encoding uncharacterized protein LOC106693425 produces the protein MKVKIHGKSGSDTESSSHESEAEVSDTEVSSTNTVIPSSDSLSLTASTSTAELSPVTEKTTSTSSPAAPAITTTVAASPTWSTGSATSTGPQFALPPWQTTTGFDFGRPSFALYVSSPPATPTSAMFETLTKFMKDEFSKLHARIDRAISHRPAVTSLSSGTSRFDIQWMERIDEKLEDLQIVIQTNTDQVAELKEHLDSLRSSSTAQKSGATAHLTARRSAI, from the coding sequence ATGAAAGTCAAAATACATGGAAAATCAGGATCAGATACTGAATCCTCATCTCATGAGTCCGAGGCCGAGGTGTCTGATACTGAAGTATCATCAACGAATACAGTCATACCATCATCTGATTCATTATCACTCACTGCATCAACATCCACCGCTGAATTATCCCCTGTTACCGAGAAGACAACATCAACTTCGTCACCGGCTGCACCTGCAATTACGACAACCGTCGCAGCATCACCAACATGGTCCACTGGGTCAGCGACATCGACTGGACCCCAATTTGCGTTGCCGCCATGGCAAACTACGACTGGCTTTGACTTTGGTCGCCCATCATTCGCACTCTACGTGTCGAGTCCACCAGCCACACCAACTTCAGCAATGTTCGAGACTTTAACTAAATTCATGAAGGATGAATTTAGTAAGTTACATGCTCGCATTGACCGTGCCATAAGTCACCGTCCGGCGGTTACGTCATTATCATCTGGGACATCAAGATTCGACATCCAGTGGATGGAACGCATTGATGAGAAGCTAGAAGACCTTCAAATTGTCATCCAAACCAACACTGATCAAGTCGCGGAGCTGAAAGAACATCTTGATTCTTTAAGATCATCATCAACTGCTCAAAAATCAGGTGCTACTGCTCACCTTACGGCACGACGATCAGCTATCTGA